The following are encoded in a window of Methylocystis rosea genomic DNA:
- a CDS encoding ABC transporter ATP-binding protein: MSVPLLSIKSVSKKFGAVVALEDVSLDVGAGEFFALLGPSGCGKTTLMRCIAGFESPDAGTIALSGVDLSGVPPYRRPVNMMFQSYALFPHLNVFENIAFGLRRQGETRDAIDARVNELLAMTQLSAFGHRRIAELSGGQKQRVALARALAPRPKMLLLDEPLGALDRKLREETQFQLKEIQRRTQTSFLIVTHDQDEALALADRIAVMRAGRVEQIAGPMEIYDRPATRFVAGFVGETNFIEGRLDRNGAAALITEYGRIPCEPGNLPDGAQATLSVRPERIGVARDGEGIAGVVEDFVFRGETTLLRVRVASNIVLRATASHGERHAIGDSVRLSFPPGAGALLAEGK; the protein is encoded by the coding sequence GTGAGCGTGCCGCTGCTGTCGATTAAAAGCGTCAGCAAAAAATTCGGCGCGGTCGTTGCGCTCGAGGACGTGTCGCTCGACGTGGGGGCCGGCGAATTCTTCGCGCTGCTCGGCCCGTCGGGCTGCGGCAAAACCACGCTGATGCGTTGCATTGCGGGTTTCGAGTCGCCGGACGCCGGAACGATCGCGCTGAGCGGCGTCGATCTTTCTGGCGTGCCGCCCTATCGGCGACCCGTGAATATGATGTTTCAATCCTATGCGCTGTTTCCGCATCTCAATGTCTTTGAGAACATCGCCTTCGGACTGCGCCGGCAGGGCGAGACCAGAGACGCCATCGACGCGCGCGTCAACGAATTGCTCGCGATGACGCAGCTTTCGGCTTTTGGCCATCGGAGAATCGCCGAGCTGTCAGGCGGACAGAAACAGCGCGTCGCGCTGGCGCGGGCGCTGGCGCCGCGTCCGAAAATGCTGCTGCTCGACGAGCCGCTCGGCGCGCTCGATCGCAAGCTGCGTGAAGAGACGCAGTTTCAGCTCAAGGAAATCCAACGGCGGACGCAGACGAGCTTTCTGATCGTCACGCATGATCAGGACGAAGCGCTGGCGCTCGCCGATCGCATCGCAGTGATGCGGGCGGGCAGGGTGGAGCAAATCGCCGGACCGATGGAAATTTACGACCGGCCCGCGACGCGTTTCGTCGCCGGCTTCGTCGGCGAAACGAATTTCATCGAGGGACGCCTGGATCGCAATGGCGCTGCGGCGCTGATCACCGAGTATGGACGAATCCCCTGCGAGCCCGGAAATCTTCCGGACGGCGCGCAGGCGACGCTCAGCGTGCGCCCCGAGCGGATCGGCGTTGCGCGCGACGGCGAGGGGATCGCAGGCGTGGTCGAAGATTTCGTGTTTCGCGGCGAAACGACGCTGCTACGGGTGCGCGTCGCCAGCAACATCGTTCTGCGGGCGACGGCAAGCCATGGCGAGCGCCACGCGATCGGCGACTCGGTGAGGCTCAGCTTCCCGCCTGGCGCGGGCGCGCTTCTCGCGGAGGGGAAATAG
- a CDS encoding ABC transporter permease, translating to MSAVVSWAQRATLFVGFVFLYAPIVILAVMSFNASRLVSVWGGFSTKWYAALLENEQLLHSAKISFAAALTSATLSTLLGLLAAISLTRFGRFRTRFLFFGAVHAPLVLPEVVLGLALLTCFVAFGVGRGFITLVIGHVTLTMCFTTVAILAALRDGDPALEEAAMDLGATPFGAFVRVALPQIAPAIVTAYLLAFTLSLDDLVIASFATGPGATTLPMRIYSQVRLGVSPQINAISTLLLAIVAVALGLAALVSSRRARRDGQVMTSLARAPDNAS from the coding sequence ATGAGCGCGGTCGTTTCCTGGGCGCAGCGCGCGACTCTCTTTGTCGGCTTCGTCTTCCTTTACGCGCCGATCGTCATTCTCGCGGTCATGAGCTTCAACGCGTCGCGTCTCGTTTCGGTGTGGGGCGGATTTTCAACGAAATGGTATGCGGCGCTCTTGGAGAATGAGCAGCTTCTACATTCGGCGAAGATCAGCTTCGCCGCCGCGCTGACCTCGGCCACGCTCTCGACTCTGCTGGGCCTTCTGGCGGCCATATCGCTCACGCGTTTCGGGCGCTTTCGCACGCGTTTCCTGTTTTTTGGCGCCGTGCACGCGCCGCTCGTTCTGCCGGAGGTCGTGCTCGGCCTCGCGCTGCTCACGTGTTTCGTCGCGTTCGGGGTCGGACGAGGCTTCATCACGCTGGTCATCGGTCATGTGACGCTGACAATGTGTTTCACGACGGTCGCGATTCTCGCGGCGTTGCGCGATGGCGATCCGGCGCTCGAAGAAGCGGCGATGGATCTGGGAGCGACGCCTTTCGGGGCCTTCGTCCGCGTGGCGTTGCCGCAGATCGCGCCGGCGATCGTCACGGCTTATCTCCTGGCGTTCACGCTTTCTCTCGACGATCTTGTCATCGCCAGTTTTGCGACGGGCCCTGGCGCGACGACGCTGCCGATGCGCATCTACTCACAGGTGCGTCTCGGCGTTTCGCCGCAGATCAACGCCATTTCGACGCTGCTGCTGGCGATCGTCGCCGTAGCGCTCGGACTCGCGGCGCTTGTTTCTTCCAGGCGCGCGCGGCGCGATGGCCAAGTGATGACAAGCTTGGCGCGCGCGCCAGATAATGCATCATGA
- a CDS encoding AI-2E family transporter — protein MSQRKPSLSSDTAQPAVIPPPLDADDGAEMRQLQWAGLSLERQLALWGLTLLALGLSLYFLSPVLAPFVAGTALGYLLDPVADRLQRLGLSRLGAAGLLLVVFLLVVGTAAVILVPILSHQLAGFITSLPGYLQTLHGLLTQWSERFTSDSINGWLQEFGLGGAAASFDAQKYINDLTSQGATLLGDFVKSLLWRGYALINVISLIVITPVVAFYMLVDWDHMVAIIDDLIPPRHREDVRSLARDIDRALAGFVRGQSLVCLFLGVWYAGGLSAIGLNFGFLIGVLAGFLSFIPYVGSVTAFVLSIIVAIVQGWPHINLPIEAVAIVTTGLIMDGYVLSPRLVGASVGLHPVWLMFALLAFGALFGFTGLIVAVPVAAALGAFMRFLAKRYRGSALYQHPIPDRA, from the coding sequence ATGTCACAGAGAAAACCGTCGCTCAGCTCGGATACTGCGCAGCCGGCGGTCATTCCGCCGCCGCTCGACGCGGACGACGGCGCCGAGATGCGGCAGCTGCAATGGGCGGGGCTGAGCCTCGAAAGGCAGCTTGCGCTCTGGGGCTTGACGCTTCTGGCGCTAGGACTCTCGCTCTATTTCCTGAGCCCGGTGCTTGCGCCCTTTGTCGCCGGAACCGCGCTCGGCTATCTGCTCGATCCCGTGGCTGACCGGCTGCAGCGGCTGGGCCTGTCGCGATTGGGCGCTGCCGGTCTCCTGCTCGTCGTCTTTCTTCTGGTCGTCGGGACCGCGGCCGTTATTCTGGTGCCGATTCTTTCGCATCAGCTTGCGGGCTTCATCACCTCGCTGCCGGGCTATTTGCAGACGCTGCATGGGCTCCTGACGCAATGGAGCGAGCGCTTCACCAGCGATTCCATCAATGGCTGGTTGCAGGAATTCGGGCTGGGCGGCGCCGCCGCCTCCTTCGATGCGCAAAAATACATAAACGATCTCACCAGCCAGGGAGCGACGTTGCTCGGCGATTTCGTGAAATCGCTGTTGTGGCGGGGCTATGCCCTCATCAATGTGATCTCGCTCATTGTGATCACGCCGGTCGTCGCCTTCTACATGCTGGTCGATTGGGATCACATGGTCGCCATCATCGACGATCTGATCCCGCCGCGCCATCGCGAGGACGTGCGCTCGCTCGCCCGCGACATCGATCGCGCGCTTGCCGGCTTCGTGCGCGGGCAGTCGCTTGTCTGCCTGTTTCTTGGCGTCTGGTATGCGGGAGGGCTTTCGGCTATTGGGCTGAATTTCGGCTTCCTTATCGGGGTTCTCGCGGGTTTTCTGAGCTTCATCCCCTACGTCGGCTCCGTCACCGCCTTCGTTTTATCGATCATCGTCGCGATCGTTCAGGGCTGGCCGCATATCAATCTGCCGATCGAGGCGGTGGCGATCGTGACGACCGGCCTGATCATGGACGGCTATGTGCTGTCGCCGCGGCTCGTCGGCGCTTCCGTCGGGCTGCATCCGGTCTGGCTCATGTTCGCCTTGCTGGCCTTCGGCGCGCTGTTCGGCTTTACAGGCCTCATCGTCGCTGTGCCTGTCGCGGCGGCGCTCGGCGCCTTCATGCGCTTCCTTGCTAAACGCTACCGCGGGAGCGCGCTCTATCAGCACCCGATCCCCGACCGCGCATGA
- a CDS encoding class I SAM-dependent methyltransferase gives MIDSRGLERAPGEKPDSTFSQRALSEDFAERRARAREKLDAVDPHKRPGGIEADPKRREWFEAVYALAEDDPAGVPWAHLEPRPLLEDWLAAGSIVGLRALDVGCGLGDNAEALARAGAHVVAFDLVERAVQWAQERFPQSSVDYHVADLFDAPSEWRGAFDLVHELYTLQALPETLLPDAARALAAFVAPGGTLLVISRARDDNEEIGGPPWPLARQDIEAFAVDGLRLVSLEDIPPSGHLARHWRAEFRRDEAGG, from the coding sequence GTGATCGATTCCAGAGGCTTAGAGCGCGCTCCTGGCGAAAAACCGGATTCCACTTTTTCGCAGCGCGCTCTTAGCGAAGATTTCGCCGAGCGCCGCGCTCGGGCGCGCGAAAAGCTCGACGCCGTTGATCCGCATAAGCGTCCCGGCGGGATCGAGGCCGATCCCAAGCGCCGGGAATGGTTCGAGGCGGTCTACGCTCTCGCCGAGGACGATCCAGCGGGCGTGCCTTGGGCGCATCTTGAGCCGCGCCCGCTGTTAGAAGACTGGCTGGCCGCGGGCTCGATCGTCGGCCTTCGCGCGCTCGACGTCGGCTGCGGATTGGGCGACAACGCCGAAGCGCTGGCGCGCGCCGGCGCGCATGTCGTCGCCTTCGATCTCGTGGAGCGCGCCGTGCAATGGGCGCAAGAGCGGTTTCCTCAGAGCAGCGTCGACTATCACGTCGCCGATCTCTTCGATGCGCCATCGGAATGGCGCGGCGCCTTCGATCTCGTGCACGAACTCTATACGTTGCAGGCGCTTCCCGAGACGCTTCTGCCTGACGCCGCGCGGGCGCTCGCCGCCTTTGTCGCGCCGGGCGGAACGCTGCTCGTCATCTCGCGGGCGCGCGATGACAATGAGGAGATTGGCGGGCCGCCCTGGCCGCTCGCGAGGCAGGACATCGAGGCGTTCGCTGTCGACGGCCTGCGGCTTGTTTCGCTGGAAGATATTCCACCGAGCGGTCATCTCGCTCGCCATTGGCGCGCGGAGTTTCGTCGCGACGAGGCTGGCGGGTGA
- a CDS encoding CDP-alcohol phosphatidyltransferase family protein — MTKNWFASLPNFITIGRLVLTPAAIILIVERQWTAAFLLFAVAGLSDALDGWLARTYHLQSELGAILDPIADKALIVSMYVTLAIVDALPAWLTIMVVFRDVMITGAVSLSWLMGRPMKVHPHFSSKATTAAQLLFAGVVLAVQAYGLHIPLLNVTLIALVAGLTVASACVYLWLWVQHMRL, encoded by the coding sequence ATGACAAAAAATTGGTTCGCTTCTCTTCCGAATTTCATCACCATCGGCCGTCTCGTGCTGACGCCGGCGGCGATCATCTTGATCGTCGAGCGGCAATGGACCGCCGCCTTCCTGCTCTTCGCCGTCGCCGGCCTGTCCGACGCCCTCGACGGTTGGCTGGCCCGGACGTACCACCTCCAATCTGAACTCGGCGCGATTCTCGATCCCATCGCAGACAAGGCGCTGATCGTTTCAATGTACGTCACGCTCGCCATTGTCGACGCGCTGCCGGCGTGGCTCACGATCATGGTGGTCTTTCGCGATGTCATGATCACTGGCGCGGTGTCGCTGTCCTGGCTCATGGGCCGGCCGATGAAGGTGCATCCCCACTTTTCTTCCAAGGCGACCACCGCCGCGCAACTGCTTTTCGCCGGCGTCGTTTTGGCCGTTCAGGCATACGGACTTCATATTCCGCTGTTAAACGTAACGCTCATCGCCCTCGTCGCCGGATTGACCGTTGCTTCCGCCTGCGTCTATCTGTGGCTTTGGGTCCAGCATATGAGGCTGTGA
- a CDS encoding ABC transporter permease yields MSARRRLSLGERLVIAAPYLWIGAFFLAPMLLIAKISVSQSVLARPPYRPIFEFSDSLADIWAKAQSFTFDAYRALVSDTLYLESYLSSLTIAAVSTLITLIIAYPFALAMARAPERLRPLLIGLAAAPFWTSFLIRVYAWIALLKDEGLINNALMALGLITAPLQMFATPGAVVVGIVYSYLPFMLLPLYAALERQDPSLREAAADLGASPAQVFLRVTLPLSREGVVAGALLVFIPAVGEFVIPDLLGGSETLMIGRTLWNDFFSNHDWPAASAAAIVLVAVLMIPLLLWERARLADEDDAR; encoded by the coding sequence ATGAGCGCGCGCCGCAGACTCTCGCTGGGCGAGCGGCTCGTGATCGCGGCGCCCTATCTGTGGATCGGCGCCTTTTTTCTTGCGCCGATGTTGCTCATCGCCAAGATTTCCGTTTCACAGTCGGTGCTGGCGCGTCCGCCCTATCGGCCGATTTTCGAATTTTCCGACAGTCTCGCCGACATCTGGGCCAAGGCGCAGAGCTTTACGTTTGACGCCTATCGCGCCCTCGTCAGCGACACGCTTTATCTCGAATCCTATCTGTCCTCGCTCACCATCGCCGCGGTCTCGACGCTGATCACGCTGATCATCGCCTATCCTTTCGCGCTCGCCATGGCGCGCGCGCCCGAGCGGCTGCGTCCACTCCTCATCGGCCTTGCCGCCGCCCCATTTTGGACGAGCTTTCTCATCCGCGTCTATGCCTGGATCGCGCTGTTGAAGGATGAGGGGCTGATCAACAATGCGTTGATGGCGCTGGGGCTCATTACCGCGCCGCTGCAGATGTTCGCGACGCCCGGCGCTGTCGTCGTCGGCATCGTCTACTCCTATCTGCCCTTCATGTTGCTGCCGCTTTATGCGGCGCTGGAGCGCCAGGATCCCAGCCTTCGCGAAGCGGCGGCGGATCTCGGGGCGTCCCCGGCGCAAGTGTTCTTGCGCGTGACGCTGCCGCTTTCGCGTGAAGGCGTCGTTGCCGGCGCGCTTCTCGTCTTCATTCCCGCGGTCGGCGAATTCGTCATTCCGGATCTCCTCGGCGGCTCCGAGACGCTGATGATCGGGCGAACCTTGTGGAACGACTTCTTCTCCAATCACGACTGGCCGGCGGCTTCGGCCGCGGCGATCGTGCTCGTCGCTGTGTTGATGATTCCGCTGCTGCTGTGGGAGCGGGCGCGGCTTGCCGATGAGGACGACGCCCGATGA
- a CDS encoding DUF4383 domain-containing protein — protein MIESRWNADFIATILGVVFVAVGLLGFVPNPIVSDGGYFHVNTAHNFVHLITGALLLLSPYFGVPVLMIRTVAIVYTAIAILGFIAPNVAELGGLIAMNHADHWLHAVLAVVLLAIGFTKPMEHSVTTAHM, from the coding sequence ATGATCGAATCTCGATGGAACGCGGACTTCATCGCGACCATTCTCGGCGTCGTATTTGTCGCGGTCGGCCTGCTGGGGTTCGTCCCCAATCCGATCGTCTCGGACGGCGGCTACTTCCACGTGAATACAGCCCACAACTTCGTGCACCTCATCACCGGAGCGCTCTTGCTGCTCAGCCCCTATTTCGGCGTCCCGGTCCTCATGATTCGCACAGTGGCCATCGTCTATACGGCGATCGCCATCCTGGGCTTCATTGCGCCGAACGTCGCTGAACTCGGCGGATTGATCGCAATGAACCACGCCGATCACTGGCTGCATGCGGTTCTCGCTGTCGTCCTGCTCGCCATCGGCTTTACGAAGCCCATGGAACATTCGGTCACCACGGCCCATATGTAG
- a CDS encoding leucyl aminopeptidase, translating into MLVNAKYELQPFDAAEALLRQPEDAAHPRTLVVFVGRDLAMGERAASVLKDAAAHLSRAAAAAKFKGKSGTSLEVLAAPGAPASRVILIGLGAAEETEGGEAAKPFEDFVALGGQAAAKMGAGARAVVLFDLPEGISAAHDSVGQFALGGWLRAYKFDHYKTKKKDEADRDGPMEVVVALADPDGHSAAMSDGGHLAEAVMLARTLVNEPANVLTPPEFARRASELMKLGVEVEVLDEKAMSELGMRALLGVGQGSEAGSRLVVLRWSGGAEGAAPIAFVGKGVVFDSGGISIKPAASMEDMKGDMAGAAAVTGAMYAIAARKAKANVVGVLGLVENMPDGKAQRPGDIVKSMSGQTIEIVNTDAEGRLVLADALTYVIEKHQPAAVIDLATLTGAILVALGQEYCGLFTNSDELAERLTKSGNHIGEKLWRMPMGPAYDKLIDSKFADMKNTGGRHAGSITAAHFIQRFVGKTPWAHLDIAGTGMGSPMSDTNQSWGAGWGVRLLDRLVRDYYEG; encoded by the coding sequence ATGCTCGTCAACGCCAAATATGAACTCCAGCCCTTCGACGCCGCTGAAGCGCTGCTGCGCCAGCCCGAGGACGCCGCGCATCCGCGCACCCTCGTCGTATTCGTGGGCCGTGATCTCGCCATGGGCGAGCGCGCCGCCAGCGTGCTCAAGGATGCGGCCGCACATCTTTCGCGCGCCGCCGCGGCGGCGAAATTCAAGGGCAAATCGGGAACGTCGCTTGAGGTTCTGGCGGCGCCCGGCGCGCCGGCGAGCCGAGTGATTCTGATCGGCCTCGGCGCCGCGGAGGAGACCGAGGGCGGCGAAGCCGCCAAGCCCTTCGAGGACTTCGTGGCGCTTGGCGGACAAGCCGCGGCGAAAATGGGCGCCGGGGCGCGGGCGGTCGTGCTGTTCGACCTGCCGGAAGGGATTTCCGCCGCTCACGACTCGGTCGGCCAATTCGCGCTCGGCGGCTGGCTGCGCGCCTATAAGTTCGACCATTACAAGACAAAGAAGAAGGACGAGGCGGATCGCGACGGGCCGATGGAGGTCGTCGTCGCCCTGGCCGATCCGGACGGCCATAGCGCCGCGATGTCGGATGGCGGCCATTTGGCGGAAGCCGTCATGCTCGCAAGGACGCTCGTCAATGAGCCGGCGAACGTCCTGACTCCGCCGGAATTCGCCCGCCGCGCGTCGGAGCTGATGAAGCTTGGCGTCGAGGTCGAAGTCCTCGACGAGAAGGCGATGTCCGAACTCGGGATGCGGGCGCTGCTCGGCGTCGGGCAGGGGTCGGAGGCGGGCAGCCGTCTTGTCGTGCTGCGCTGGAGCGGCGGGGCCGAGGGCGCGGCGCCTATCGCCTTCGTCGGGAAGGGCGTTGTTTTCGACTCTGGCGGCATTTCGATCAAGCCCGCCGCCTCGATGGAGGACATGAAGGGCGACATGGCCGGCGCCGCCGCCGTGACCGGGGCCATGTACGCGATCGCCGCCCGCAAGGCGAAGGCCAATGTCGTCGGCGTGCTCGGCCTCGTCGAGAACATGCCGGACGGCAAGGCGCAGCGGCCGGGCGACATCGTCAAATCCATGTCGGGGCAGACGATCGAGATCGTGAACACCGACGCCGAAGGTCGGCTCGTCCTCGCCGATGCGCTGACATACGTTATAGAGAAGCATCAGCCCGCCGCCGTCATCGATCTGGCGACGCTCACCGGCGCCATTCTCGTCGCCCTGGGCCAGGAATATTGCGGACTTTTCACCAATAGCGACGAACTCGCCGAACGCCTGACCAAGTCAGGGAACCATATCGGCGAGAAGCTGTGGCGCATGCCGATGGGGCCCGCCTACGACAAGCTGATCGACTCGAAGTTCGCCGATATGAAGAACACCGGCGGGCGGCATGCCGGCTCGATCACCGCCGCGCATTTCATACAGCGTTTCGTCGGCAAGACGCCCTGGGCGCATCTCGACATCGCGGGGACCGGCATGGGCTCGCCGATGAGCGACACCAACCAGAGCTGGGGCGCCGGCTGGGGCGTGCGGCTGCTCGACCGGCTGGTGCGGGATTATTATGAGGGGTAG
- a CDS encoding BON domain-containing protein, whose translation MTGMDTMELRDAIREALDKSPLADAKSISVEIVDEEIVLKGSVASSAEWMEAEYAASTAASPLKVKNALTISGVWEAPKDDVYQAGVESFPASDPPSWTPG comes from the coding sequence ATGACCGGTATGGACACAATGGAGCTTCGCGACGCCATCCGCGAAGCCCTCGATAAAAGCCCGCTGGCGGACGCCAAGTCGATCTCGGTCGAGATCGTCGACGAAGAAATCGTGTTGAAGGGGTCCGTCGCCTCATCGGCTGAATGGATGGAGGCGGAATACGCCGCTTCAACGGCCGCTTCCCCCCTCAAAGTCAAAAACGCCCTGACCATCAGCGGGGTTTGGGAGGCGCCGAAAGACGACGTCTACCAGGCCGGGGTGGAATCCTTCCCCGCAAGCGATCCGCCCTCCTGGACGCCGGGCTGA
- a CDS encoding DNA polymerase III subunit chi — translation MPEIAFYHLTRATVEQTLPTLLERSRARGWRAIVQAMSETRLQRLDADLWSYRPESFLPHGTKADGAPEAQPIYLTCENDNPNDADVRFFVEGARIVPALAGSGAPRERAALVFDGRDDAELADARAQWKELRDLGYSLVYHQQSESGGWEEKAREPKA, via the coding sequence ATGCCCGAGATCGCCTTCTATCATCTCACCCGCGCCACGGTGGAGCAAACGCTGCCGACGCTCCTAGAGCGTTCACGGGCGCGCGGCTGGCGCGCCATCGTGCAGGCGATGAGCGAAACGCGCCTCCAGCGGCTCGATGCCGATCTCTGGTCGTACCGTCCGGAAAGCTTTCTCCCGCATGGGACGAAAGCGGATGGCGCGCCGGAGGCGCAGCCGATCTATCTCACCTGCGAGAACGATAATCCCAACGACGCCGATGTGCGATTCTTCGTGGAGGGCGCGCGCATCGTTCCAGCGCTCGCCGGCTCTGGCGCGCCGCGCGAACGCGCCGCGCTGGTCTTTGACGGACGCGACGACGCCGAACTTGCCGACGCGCGCGCGCAATGGAAAGAACTGCGCGATCTGGGCTATAGCCTCGTCTATCACCAGCAGAGCGAGAGCGGCGGATGGGAAGAGAAGGCGCGCGAACCGAAAGCATAG
- a CDS encoding DnaA ATPase domain-containing protein, whose amino-acid sequence MSKAGAPETCEPGRQLPLDLPTTPRFGREEFLPAESNLAALEMIERWPDWPDRILALIGPAGAGKSHLCAIWAARAGALVVAPDALPTLEVLVAQAPRAIVIDDVDRAADETTLFHLLNFVNESGAFLLMSAARSPRAEDTRLPDLLSRLRRAPIVEIGAPDEALMRAVLVKLFADRQLLVEPPALAFAALRLERSLAAARAFVAALDREALAQGRPVTRALAAKVIEKFT is encoded by the coding sequence ATGAGCAAGGCCGGCGCGCCGGAGACATGCGAGCCGGGACGTCAGTTGCCGCTCGACCTGCCGACGACGCCGCGCTTCGGACGCGAAGAATTTCTGCCCGCCGAGTCGAACCTCGCGGCGCTCGAAATGATCGAACGCTGGCCGGATTGGCCGGATCGCATTCTCGCGCTGATCGGGCCCGCCGGCGCGGGCAAATCCCACCTCTGCGCCATTTGGGCGGCGCGCGCGGGCGCGCTTGTCGTTGCGCCCGACGCCCTGCCGACCCTGGAAGTTCTGGTTGCGCAGGCGCCGCGCGCCATCGTCATCGACGATGTCGACCGGGCGGCTGACGAAACCACGCTGTTCCACCTCCTGAATTTCGTGAACGAAAGCGGCGCCTTCCTGCTGATGAGCGCGGCCCGCTCGCCGCGGGCGGAAGACACGCGGCTTCCCGACCTGCTGTCGCGGCTCCGCCGCGCCCCGATCGTCGAAATCGGCGCGCCGGACGAGGCGTTGATGCGCGCGGTTCTGGTGAAGCTCTTCGCGGATCGACAGCTCCTCGTGGAACCGCCGGCGCTGGCTTTCGCCGCGCTGAGGCTGGAGCGCTCTCTTGCCGCCGCACGCGCCTTTGTCGCCGCTCTCGACCGCGAGGCGTTGGCGCAGGGGCGGCCTGTCACACGGGCGCTCGCGGCCAAGGTTATTGAGAAGTTTACTTGA